The Oscillospiraceae bacterium genome includes the window GAAACCTCTGTTTCCCGGTGCCGGCGTCGAGCTGTTCTGCGGGAATCGGTTTACCGATTGTGATAATTGTCGGTTTGAACAGTCCGGCGCGTTTCGGATAATCGAGCAAAACCGGAACAACCGGCGCGCCGGCCCGCAGCACGATCATGCCGACACCCGCTTTCCCCTGCTGTATCTGATAGGTCTTTTTGCTTCGTGTCCCTTCGGGAAAGATTCCGATCGCCCGCCCTTTTTCAAGCAGATTGGCGATCGTGCGGAAAACGCCGACTTCGGGCTTTTCCCGGTCGATCGGCAGCGCGCCGAGTTTTCGGATTAAAAATCCCAGTACCGGCTTTGTGAACAACGAGGATTTTGCGATATAATTGATCGGCCTCGGGCTTGCGAATGCCGCCACGACCGGGTCGAGATAACTCAGATGATTGAAGCAGATCACGACCTGCCCGTCAACAGGGATATTTTCCACGCCTGTCGCTTTTACCCGAAAAAGCCGAAATGCCAGCTTTCTGAGATTCTTTTGAATGCTTGCCTGCCAGGTGACTGAGTAGAGTTCCCGTTCTGCTTTTTTCACCGCATGCTTGCGGAGCCGTTTTTCCTCGGCGAGTTTTCGGTTTACGATGCGCATCAGCAGTTCAAACGATTGCTGCAAATTTAAAAGAGTTGTATCTGCCGTGATGCTGTCAGGCGCGGGCTTTAAAGGCGCGACCGCCCGGCTGCTGTCGTCTTTATCGCGCTTC containing:
- a CDS encoding lysophospholipid acyltransferase family protein; the protein is MKKAERELYSVTWQASIQKNLRKLAFRLFRVKATGVENIPVDGQVVICFNHLSYLDPVVAAFASPRPINYIAKSSLFTKPVLGFLIRKLGALPIDREKPEVGVFRTIANLLEKGRAIGIFPEGTRSKKTYQIQQGKAGVGMIVLRAGAPVVPVLLDYPKRAGLFKPTIITIGKPIPAEQLDAGTGKQRFQACADAIMAAIAALKERETR